In Cheilinus undulatus mitochondrion, complete genome, the following proteins share a genomic window:
- the ND4L gene encoding NADH dehydrogenase subunit 4L (TAA stop codon is completed by the addition of 3' A residues to the mRNA) yields MTPVQFAFSSAFLLGLTGLTFHRTHLLSALLCLEGMMLSLFIALSLWALQLNSASFSAAPMLLLAFSACEASAGLALLVATARTHGTDRLKNLNLLQC; encoded by the coding sequence ATGACCCCTGTCCAATTCGCATTCTCCTCAGCATTTCTCCTAGGACTCACTGGCTTAACCTTCCACCGAACCCACCTCCTCTCAGCCCTTCTCTGCTTAGAAGGAATAATACTATCCCTATTTATCGCCCTCTCATTATGAGCACTTCAATTAAACTCAGCTAGCTTCTCTGCCGCACCCATACTCCTCTTAGCTTTTTCAGCTTGTGAGGCAAGCGCAGGACTAGCCCTCCTAGTAGCCACCGCTCGGACGCATGGCACAGACCGTCTAAAAAACCTTAACCTCCTACAATGCTA
- the ND4 gene encoding NADH dehydrogenase subunit 4 (TAA stop codon is completed by the addition of 3' A residues to the mRNA), producing MLKILIPTLMLIPTTWLSPSKWTWQSTTFNSLLIAAASLMWMKKPETTGWTNLSSTMATDPLSSPLLVLSCWLLPLMILASQNHMSSEPLHRQRLYISLMIILQSFLILAFSATEVIMFYIMFEATLIPTLFLITRWGNQAERLNAGTYFLFYTLAGSLPLLVALLLLQNATGSLSMLTLQYTKPLLISSYASNLWWAACLIAFLVKMPLYGVHLWLPKAHVEAPVAGSMILAAVLLKLGGYGMMRVLVLLDPLTKELSYPFIILALWGVIMTGSICLRQTDLKSLIAYSSVSHMGLVIGGILIQTPWGFTGALVLMIAHGLTSSALFCLANTNYERTHSRTMVLARGLQMALPLMATWWFIASLANLALPPLPNLMAELMVITSLFNWSWWTLALTGMGTLITAAYSLYMFLMTQRGQLPAHSIALPPSYSREHLLITLHLLPLLILITKPDLIWGWLN from the coding sequence ATGCTAAAAATTCTTATTCCCACCCTCATACTAATCCCCACCACATGACTATCACCCTCAAAATGAACTTGACAATCAACTACCTTTAATAGCCTTCTAATTGCAGCAGCAAGCCTAATATGGATAAAGAAGCCAGAAACCACAGGCTGAACTAACCTTTCCTCCACTATAGCTACAGACCCTTTATCCAGCCCCCTCCTAGTCCTCTCTTGCTGACTTCTTCCCCTCATGATTCTTGCCAGTCAGAACCACATGTCATCTGAGCCCCTTCATCGGCAGCGACTCTACATCTCACTAATAATTATCCTGCAGTCCTTCCTAATCTTAGCCTTTAGTGCAACAGAAGTTATTATATTCTACATTATATTTGAAGCAACTCTAATCCCCACACTATTTTTAATTACCCGATGAGGCAACCAGGCGGAACGACTTAACGCAGGCACCTACTTCCTCTTCTACACCCTTGCAGGATCTCTCCCTCTACTAGTAGCCCTTCTCTTACTTCAAAACGCAACAGGATCCCTCTCCATGCTCACCCTCCAATACACAAAACCTCTTCTCATCTCTTCATATGCAAGCAATCTATGATGAGCAGCCTGTCTAATTGCATTTCTAGTGAAAATACCACTATACGGCGTACACCTTTGACTTCCCAAAGCGCACGTAGAAGCACCAGTCGCCGGCTCTATGATCCTAGCCGCTGTTCTACTGAAGCTAGGGGGCTACGGAATGATACGAGTACTTGTCCTCCTTGACCCACTTACGAAAGAACTTAGCTACCCTTTTATCATCTTAGCACTCTGAGGTGTAATCATAACGGGCTCCATCTGCTTACGCCAAACGGACCTGAAATCGTTAATCGCCTACTCATCAGTAAGCCATATAGGCCTGGTAATCGGCGGTATTCTCATTCAAACACCATGAGGCTTTACAGGAGCCCTCGTTCTAATAATTGCCCATGGACTAACCTCCTCTGCCCTTTTTTGCTTGGCAAACACTAACTACGAACGAACCCACAGCCGAACAATAGTCTTAGCCCGGGGCTTGCAAATGGCCCTCCCATTAATAGCAACATGATGATTTATTGCCAGCCTTGCTAACTTAGCTCTTCCCCCACTCCCCAACCTCATAGCAGAACTTATAGTTATCACAAGCTTATTCAATTGATCATGATGGACCCTAGCCCTCACAGGAATGGGAACCCTAATCACCGCCGCTTACTCCCTTTACATATTTCTCATAACTCAGCGAGGACAACTACCCGCCCACAGCATCGCCCTCCCCCCCTCCTACTCGCGAGAACACCTACTCATTACCCTTCACCTTCTCCCCCTTCTTATCCTCATTACTAAGCCAGACCTAATCTGGGGATGGC
- the ND3 gene encoding NADH dehydrogenase subunit 3 (TAA stop codon is completed by the addition of 3' A residues to the mRNA) → MTNLIITCIAIATLLSLALATVSFWLPLMSPDYEKLSPYECGFDPLGSARLPFSLRFFLVAILFLLFDLEIALLLPLPWGDQLSSPLVTFFWASAILVLLTLGLIYEWMQGGLEWAE, encoded by the coding sequence ATGACAAACCTAATCATCACTTGCATTGCTATCGCCACCCTACTCTCACTCGCTCTTGCTACCGTGTCTTTCTGACTCCCTCTGATATCTCCCGACTACGAGAAACTCTCTCCCTACGAATGTGGCTTTGACCCCCTGGGCTCAGCCCGCCTTCCCTTCTCGCTCCGATTCTTCCTCGTCGCCATCCTTTTCCTTCTCTTTGACCTTGAAATTGCCCTCCTTCTTCCCCTCCCCTGAGGGGACCAACTCTCCTCTCCCCTCGTAACATTCTTCTGAGCCTCAGCTATCCTCGTCCTCCTCACCCTAGGCCTTATCTATGAATGAATGCAAGGAGGATTAGAATGAGCTGAAT